In a single window of the Planctomycetia bacterium genome:
- a CDS encoding VTT domain-containing protein codes for MQSGIDRLGWFGPLAFGGAYILASLLFVPGSVLTLSSGALFGLLWGMVIVSISSTITAALAFLIARHFARAGVQRAAQGNARFSAIDRAIGTGGWKIVALFRLSPAVPHSLGNYLYGISSIRFWPYVLASWICMLPGTFMFVYLGHVGAEGLQAVSAGGSAIGAGKAILLFAGLLATVVVTVYVTRLARRVLAEQGALDMASPPPDSGSSPLDAGAAPVSKRKMAVPIFALVLAVITGVAWMRRDALQGIFGPPGVKLVEAYGSEGVGASFDHSIFNQLLSSHVTEGGWVDYAGLRRDSSQLDAYIALIAKARFDELSRDEKLALLINAYNAFTLRLVLDKYPVTSIKDIPDADRWNDKRWNLGGSVWSLNQIEQKQIRPKFKEPRIHFALVCAAVGCPPLRNEAYVGKRINRQLDEQTRYVHSHRTWFQFKSDIKTAYLTQLYKWYGGDFEQVSGDVLKFAASSSDSLQAALKDGMPIRIEWLDYDWRLNSIDNRQDR; via the coding sequence ATGCAATCGGGCATTGACCGACTCGGCTGGTTCGGCCCGCTCGCCTTCGGCGGCGCATACATTCTCGCGAGCCTGCTCTTTGTGCCCGGCTCGGTCCTCACGCTTTCATCCGGAGCGCTCTTTGGCTTGCTATGGGGAATGGTCATTGTATCGATTTCCTCGACGATCACCGCGGCATTGGCATTTCTCATTGCCCGTCACTTCGCTCGGGCGGGCGTCCAAAGAGCCGCCCAGGGAAATGCGCGATTTTCGGCAATCGATCGGGCGATCGGCACGGGGGGTTGGAAGATCGTGGCCCTCTTTCGGTTGTCGCCGGCTGTCCCGCATAGCTTGGGAAATTACCTCTACGGAATATCGTCAATTCGCTTCTGGCCCTACGTTCTGGCGAGCTGGATCTGCATGCTCCCTGGGACGTTCATGTTTGTGTATCTCGGCCATGTCGGCGCCGAGGGTCTTCAGGCGGTAAGCGCAGGCGGCAGCGCGATCGGCGCCGGCAAGGCGATCCTGTTGTTCGCCGGTCTGCTGGCGACGGTGGTCGTGACCGTGTATGTCACGCGTTTGGCACGACGTGTCCTCGCCGAGCAAGGTGCATTGGATATGGCATCACCCCCGCCGGATTCCGGATCCTCTCCCCTCGACGCCGGAGCAGCGCCGGTGAGCAAGCGAAAGATGGCAGTGCCCATCTTCGCCCTCGTTCTTGCGGTGATAACGGGCGTAGCATGGATGCGGCGAGACGCCCTGCAAGGCATTTTCGGCCCGCCGGGCGTCAAACTGGTGGAGGCATACGGCTCGGAAGGCGTGGGAGCCTCGTTCGACCATTCAATTTTCAATCAACTGCTCTCGAGCCACGTCACCGAGGGGGGCTGGGTGGACTACGCCGGCCTGCGTCGGGACTCTTCGCAACTCGACGCATACATTGCTCTAATCGCCAAGGCGCGTTTCGATGAGTTGAGCCGCGACGAAAAACTGGCCTTGTTGATCAACGCATACAACGCATTCACCCTGAGGCTCGTCCTCGACAAGTACCCGGTCACATCGATCAAGGACATTCCCGACGCGGATCGATGGAATGACAAACGATGGAACCTGGGCGGCAGCGTCTGGAGCCTGAACCAGATCGAGCAGAAGCAGATTCGTCCGAAGTTCAAGGAGCCGCGGATTCACTTTGCCTTGGTGTGCGCGGCGGTTGGCTGTCCGCCCCTGCGAAACGAAGCATACGTCGGCAAGCGTATCAACCGGCAGCTCGATGAACAAACGCGCTACGTTCACTCCCACAGGACGTGGTTTCAATTCAAATCGGATATCAAGACCGCTTACCTGACTCAGCTCTACAAGTGGTATGGCGGCGATTTTGAGCAGGTGTCAGGCGATGTGCTGAAATTCGCCGCGTCTTCCTCAGACTCCCTGCAAGCGGCATTGAAGGACGGTATGCCGATTCGCATCGAGTGGCTTGACTACGACTGGCGATTAAACAGCATTGACAATCGGCAGGATCGATAG
- a CDS encoding FAD-dependent oxidoreductase, with the protein MADPANGSAMIGRPPQTSSADEHNRRLVANIHPTAWTNPTPAGRYNLVVVGAGTASLVTAAGAAGLGARVALIERDLMGGDCLNVGCVPSKALIRAAPGSARMIQRGDFESWASMSVLARRVLRVGRWSKPGDRPSVFPRARGPHHCRFPASPGRKLRLSSENDRTQCQSYPANRDFAGAHRSPGCARWLGDARVYARPVRDLGASRQQRPLRNVRGGGRDGRRGSTDQAGIFHLLVFAAQGIPGVLRGPHSFRRADAATVRLANGRSTVAEPQVQRHVHA; encoded by the coding sequence ATGGCGGATCCAGCCAATGGCAGTGCTATGATCGGTCGCCCGCCGCAGACCTCTTCCGCGGATGAGCACAATCGCCGTTTGGTGGCAAATATCCATCCGACTGCGTGGACCAACCCGACTCCCGCTGGTCGTTACAATCTGGTCGTCGTCGGCGCGGGAACAGCAAGTCTGGTAACGGCGGCCGGCGCTGCAGGCCTCGGCGCAAGGGTCGCCCTGATTGAGCGCGACCTGATGGGCGGCGACTGTCTAAACGTCGGCTGCGTCCCATCCAAAGCCTTGATCCGCGCCGCGCCGGGATCCGCCCGCATGATTCAGCGCGGCGATTTCGAGAGTTGGGCATCGATGTCCGTATTGGCGAGGCGCGTTTTACGAGTCGGCAGATGGTCGAAACCGGGGGACAGACCCTCCGTCTTCCCCCGGGCGCGCGGGCCGCATCATTGCCGATTCCCGGCCTCGCCGGGGAGGAAGTTGAGGCTTTCCAGTGAAAATGACCGAACTCAATGCCAAAGTTATCCAGCGAATCGAGATTTCGCCGGCGCTCATCGTTCTCCGGGTTGCGCCCGTTGGCTGGGAGATGCCCGCGTTTACGCCCGGCCAGTTCGCGATCTTGGCGCTTCCCGGCAACAGCGCCCGCTACGCAATGTGCGAGGAGGAGGACGAGACGGCCGAAGGGGATCGACTGATCAAGCGGGCATATTCCATCTCCTCGTCTTCGCGGCTCAAGGAATTCCTGGAGTTCTACGTGGTCCTCATTCCTTCCGGCGCGCTGACGCCGCGACTGTTCGCCTTGCAAATGGGCGATCTACTGTGGCTGAGCCCCAGGTTCAGCGGCATGTTCACGCTTAA
- a CDS encoding MoaD/ThiS family protein translates to MIRIILPFHLRNLAGVDSEVSLDVTGPITQRAVLDALEAKFPALRGTIRDHGTLKRRPFVRFFACNKDLSHDDPDSPLPEAVASGSEPYQIVGAIAGG, encoded by the coding sequence ATGATCCGCATCATTCTCCCATTCCACCTCCGCAACCTCGCCGGCGTTGACAGCGAAGTCTCGCTCGATGTCACAGGCCCCATCACCCAGCGCGCCGTCCTCGACGCGTTGGAAGCGAAGTTCCCGGCCCTGCGCGGCACCATTCGCGATCACGGCACGCTGAAGCGCCGCCCTTTCGTCCGCTTTTTCGCGTGCAACAAGGACCTCTCCCACGATGACCCGGATTCTCCCCTGCCGGAGGCCGTTGCAAGTGGCAGCGAGCCCTACCAGATCGTCGGCGCCATCGCGGGGGGCTAA
- a CDS encoding DUF1428 domain-containing protein, translating to MNYIDGFVVPVAKKNLPAYKRLSSMAAKLYRKHGALEYIEAVGDDLKIKGMYPFTKTVKLKPGETVLFSYIVFKSRAQRDRANAKIMKDPSLHKMMEKMPVPFDCKRMAYGGFKVFVKG from the coding sequence ATGAACTACATTGATGGTTTCGTCGTTCCGGTCGCCAAGAAGAACCTCCCCGCCTACAAGCGCCTCTCCTCCATGGCCGCCAAGCTCTATCGCAAGCACGGCGCGCTCGAGTACATCGAGGCCGTCGGCGACGACCTCAAGATCAAGGGCATGTACCCCTTCACCAAGACGGTCAAGCTCAAGCCGGGCGAGACGGTCCTCTTTTCTTACATCGTGTTCAAATCCCGCGCCCAACGCGACCGGGCAAATGCCAAAATCATGAAGGACCCCTCCCTCCACAAGATGATGGAGAAAATGCCGGTGCCCTTCGACTGCAAGCGTATGGCCTACGGAGGCTTCAAAGTTTTCGTAAAGGGGTAG
- a CDS encoding DUF5329 family protein: protein MSLDIGPRDVVTQTVYQRETRKIAASDGSLSFHLGDITGGFVLVSVLDRSGNPLIDREEMKEGDFITTKIGQGEFVISLDRLVNLLMGEDYATLSIMRREDFDRVAIERLLRTLESSESIFVRNDQELAGRDMAALLRQKLGYLGEANPTVDEFIDNIASKSMASGEDYAVRLADGKSIPLGEWLRRKAPGKSKEPVLQKSDSAAGTVITIKTSSTQPE from the coding sequence GTGTCGCTGGACATCGGCCCACGCGATGTTGTGACGCAGACGGTGTATCAGCGCGAAACGAGGAAGATCGCCGCGTCAGATGGTTCGCTCAGCTTTCACTTGGGCGACATCACGGGTGGGTTCGTCCTGGTGTCGGTCCTCGACCGCTCGGGGAATCCGCTGATCGATCGCGAGGAGATGAAAGAGGGCGATTTTATCACCACAAAGATCGGCCAGGGTGAGTTCGTCATTTCGCTCGATCGTTTGGTGAATCTCCTCATGGGCGAGGACTATGCTACCTTGTCGATCATGCGGAGGGAGGACTTCGATCGAGTCGCGATAGAACGACTTCTCCGGACGCTCGAATCCAGCGAGTCAATCTTCGTCAGAAACGATCAGGAACTCGCCGGCCGAGACATGGCGGCCCTGCTCCGTCAGAAGCTGGGCTATCTTGGGGAAGCTAACCCGACCGTCGATGAGTTCATAGACAATATCGCATCCAAGTCGATGGCCTCCGGCGAAGATTACGCCGTCAGACTTGCGGATGGCAAATCAATTCCGCTCGGCGAGTGGCTTCGCAGAAAAGCACCGGGTAAGTCGAAAGAGCCCGTGCTGCAAAAGTCCGACTCGGCTGCCGGAACTGTCATCACGATAAAGACGAGCTCTACTCAACCAGAATAA
- a CDS encoding PEP-CTERM sorting domain-containing protein: MDGLNALNPSPPANSYTVATGTSFDGSVVVGGYGDQNNDWSFRWTAEDGFMALHELTPETFNSAAWDVSYDGRTVVGVVNTASAFDSGLPFVWRQDEGIQVLSLAGTGYTEGVPLRLSGDGSVAVGRLLRTEQGFGTLRYEAFYWSNDAGIVKLGGLHPLYIESVALGVSFDGSTIVGQVVRPQDNVAFRWTEPSGMQPLGDLPGGPSYSAATAVSADGSVIVGVGRTEIGGEAFVWDEVRGMRNLREILINQFGADLTGWQLYEPVDISADGRTIAGWGFNPEGRTEAWIAVIPEPQSAALVGVVSLVFVRRRWRRSSPC; the protein is encoded by the coding sequence GTGGATGGTCTAAACGCGCTAAATCCCTCTCCCCCGGCCAATTCGTACACCGTTGCAACCGGCACTTCCTTCGACGGATCGGTCGTCGTCGGCGGGTACGGAGACCAAAACAACGATTGGAGTTTTCGATGGACCGCCGAAGATGGCTTCATGGCGCTCCACGAGTTGACGCCGGAGACGTTTAATTCCGCCGCATGGGATGTTTCGTACGATGGTCGGACCGTCGTTGGCGTTGTGAACACCGCCAGCGCATTCGACTCGGGGCTTCCATTTGTCTGGAGACAAGACGAGGGAATTCAGGTTTTGAGCCTCGCAGGAACCGGTTACACGGAGGGTGTGCCGCTTCGCCTATCGGGTGACGGGAGCGTTGCGGTTGGCAGACTCCTCCGAACAGAACAGGGATTCGGGACCTTACGCTACGAAGCCTTCTACTGGAGTAATGACGCGGGCATCGTCAAACTTGGCGGCCTTCATCCCTTGTACATTGAGAGCGTCGCGCTCGGCGTGTCTTTCGACGGGTCCACTATCGTCGGGCAGGTAGTAAGGCCACAGGACAACGTGGCATTCAGGTGGACCGAGCCATCGGGGATGCAGCCCCTGGGCGACCTGCCGGGCGGGCCTTCGTACAGCGCTGCAACGGCAGTCTCGGCGGACGGTTCGGTCATCGTCGGAGTGGGCCGAACAGAAATCGGCGGAGAGGCGTTTGTGTGGGACGAAGTTCGCGGTATGCGAAACCTGAGGGAAATCCTCATCAACCAATTCGGCGCTGATTTGACCGGCTGGCAACTGTACGAGCCCGTTGATATCTCGGCGGATGGTCGAACCATTGCTGGGTGGGGGTTTAACCCGGAAGGCCGGACTGAGGCATGGATCGCGGTGATCCCCGAGCCGCAGAGCGCGGCACTCGTCGGCGTCGTTTCGCTGGTTTTCGTGCGGCGTCGCTGGCGGAGGTCGTCGCCATGTTGA